In one window of Mustelus asterias unplaced genomic scaffold, sMusAst1.hap1.1 HAP1_SCAFFOLD_42, whole genome shotgun sequence DNA:
- the LOC144482726 gene encoding uncharacterized protein LOC144482726 — protein sequence MEKPWKCGDCGKRYRSPSELEAHRRSHTGARPFTCSQCGKGFSEISHLRTHQRVHTGERPFTCSQCGKGFSQLSSLQTHQRVHTGERPFTCSQCGKGFSQLSNLQTHQRVHTGERPFTCSQCGKGFSQLSNLRKHQRVCTGERPFTCSQCEKEFTHLSNLQTHQRVHTGERPFTCPQYGEGFTQSSNLQTHQRVHTGEKPFTCSQCGKGVTQLSSLRTHLRVHTGERPFTCSQCGKGFSDSSSLRRHERVHTGERPFTCSQCGKEFTQLSSLRTHERVHTGERPFTCSQCGKGFSQLSNLRTHERIHTGEKPFTCSQCGKGFTDLSNLCTHQRVHTGERPFTCSQCGKGFRVSAQLLRHQQVHDHTGERPFTCSQCGNGFSRLSTLQTHQRVHNEEKPFICFHCGKRFTQSSALQTHQRVHNEERPFICSQCGKGFSQSSSLQTHQRVHTRERPFICSQCGNGFTQLSHLKTHQRFHTGERPFTCPQCEKGFAQLSTLQTHQRVHTKERPFTCSQCGKGFGFITPSRLESHRRVHTGERPFTCSDCGKGVTQLSHLWTHQRVHTGERPFTCSQCGKGVTQLSHLWTHQRVHTGERPFTCSDCGKGVTQSFNLLGHQRVHTGERPFTCTECEKGFRDSSTLQKHPRVHTGERPFTCFDYGKQFQDSSTQTHQRVHNCLHEVDSSVNHIQD from the exons atggagaaaccatggaaatgcggggactgtgggaagagatacagatccccatcagagctggaagctcatcggcgcagccacactggagcgaggccattcacctgttctcagtgtgggaagggattcagtgaaatatcccacctgcggacacaccagcgagttcacactggggagaggccgttcacctgctctcagtgtgggaagggattcagtcagttatccagcctgcagacacaccagcgagttcacactggggagaggccgttcacttgctctcagtgtgggaaaggattcagtcaattatccaacttgcagacacaccaacgagttcacactggggagagaccgttcacttgctctcagtgtgggaagggattcagtcagttatccaacctgcgcaaacaccagcgagtttgcactggggaaaggccattcacctgctctcagtgtgagaaggaattcactcatttatccaacctgcagacacaccagcgagttcacactggggagaggccgttcacctgccctcagtatggggagggattcactcaatcatccaacctgcagacacaccagcgagttcacactggggagaaaccattcacttgctctcagtgtgggaagggagtcACTCAGTTATCGAGTCTGCGGACACAcctgcgagttcacactggggagagaccattcacctgctctcagtgtgggaagggattcagtgattcatccagcctgcggagacatgagcgagttcacactggggagaggccgttcacctgctctcagtgtgggaaggaattcactcagttatccagtctgCGGACCcatgagcgagttcacactggggagaggccgttcacctgctctcagtgtgggaagggattcagtcagttatccaatctgcggacacacgagcgtattcacactggggagaaaccgttcacctgctctcagtgtgggaagggattcactgacttatccaACCTGtgcacacaccagcgagttcacactggggagaggccgttcacctgctctcagtgtggaaagggtttcagagtttcagcccagctgctgagacaccaacaagttcacga tcacactggggagagaccgttcacctgttctcagtgtgggaatggattcagtcgattatccaccctgcagacacaccagagagttcacaatgaggaaaagccattcatctgctttcattgtgggaagagattcactcagtcatccgccctgcagacacaccagcgagttcacaatgaggagagaccattcatctgctctcagtgtgggaagggattcagtcagtcatccagcctgcagacacaccagcgagttcacactcgggagaggccgtttatctgctctcagtgtgggaatgggttcactcagttatcccatctgAAGACACACCAAcggtttcacactggggagaggccgttcacctgccctcagtgcgagaagggatttgctcagttatccactcttcagacacaccagcgagttcacaccaaggagagaccgttcacctgctctcagtgtgggaagggattc ggattcattacccCATCAAGACTGGAAAGTCACCgacgcgttcacactggggaaaggccatttacttgctctgattgtgggaagggagtcactcagttatcccacctgtggacacaccagcgagttcacactggggaaaggccatttacttgctctcagtgtgggaagggagtcactcagttatcccacctgtggacacaccagcgagttcacactggggaaaggccatttacttgctctgattgtgggaagggagtcactcagtcattcaacctgctcggacaccagcgagttcacactggagagaggccattcacctgcactgagtgtgaaaagggattcagagattcatccactctgcagaaaCACccgagagttcacactggggaaagaccattcacttgctttgATTATGGGAAGCAATTCCAAGATTCCTCCACCCAG acacaccagcgagttcacaattgcTTACATGAGGTGGATTcttctgttaatcacatccaggactga